One genomic segment of Pseudoalteromonas sp. GCY includes these proteins:
- a CDS encoding CBS domain-containing protein — protein sequence MQSIKVADYLNHRPVTFKQDMRVESAVEKLLQSGQSGGPVIDEARRVIGFLSEQDCLKKMLEATYQNESHSVVSDVMTKAPLCVKREDSIVQMADLMTCNKPKVYPVVDDEGRLLGVISRANVLLALDKHLHDAYVSGHRYV from the coding sequence ATGCAATCAATAAAAGTCGCAGACTACTTAAATCATCGCCCCGTAACATTCAAACAGGATATGCGCGTAGAATCAGCTGTAGAAAAGCTGCTACAAAGCGGCCAGTCGGGCGGGCCGGTTATAGACGAAGCAAGGCGGGTTATTGGGTTTTTATCTGAGCAAGATTGTCTCAAAAAAATGTTAGAGGCGACCTATCAAAATGAGTCTCATAGCGTGGTGTCCGATGTGATGACAAAAGCGCCTCTGTGTGTAAAACGTGAAGATAGCATAGTGCAAATGGCAGATTTGATGACTTGCAATAAGCCCAAAGTGTACCCGGTAGTTGACGATGAAGGGCGCTTACTTGGGGTTATCAGTCGTGCAAACGTGTTATTAGCGTTGGATAAGCATTTACATGATGCTTATGTCTCTGGACACCGCTACGTATGA
- the hrpA gene encoding ATP-dependent RNA helicase HrpA: MQVDSLFKELNSCLKKDHFILKKRLHGAKKITDQEKQKQVVAKVAAAIAKSQALKVTRSANIPAVEYPEQLPVSQKKDDIKAAIANNQVVIVAGETGSGKTTQLPKICLELGRGVDGYIGHTQPRRLAARSVSTRIAEEIGCEMGQEVGFKIRFSDQVSDNTYVKLMTDGILLSEIQQDRFLNQYDTIIIDEAHERSLNIDFILGYLKQLLPKRPDLKVIITSATIDPERFSKHFNDAPIIEVSGRTYPVEVRYRPVEDVDSQNGEAENDQLQGIFDAVDELCAEGPGDILVFMNGEREIRDTADALAKRNLKGVEILPLYARLSNAEQNRIFAPHSQRRIVLSTNVAETSLTVPGIRYVIDPGTARISRYSYRTKVQRLPIEAVSQASANQRKGRCGRVASGICIRLYSEDDFLGRPEFTDPEILRTNLASVILQMLALGLGDISQFPFVQAPDSRNIKDGMSLLEELEAIVPAKRREKAKLTESGRKLSRLPIDPRLAKMVMSGAQNNALWEAIVITAALSIQDPRERPQDKRAAADEKHNRFECEHSDFVAYLNLWNYIEAQQQALTRNQFRKQCQKDFLAYMRVREWQDIVYQLTTVCEELGFKINSSPASDEAVHQSLLSGMLSHIGVKDEKQKQVFKGARNSQFHIFPGSTLFKKSPKWLMSAELVETSKLYARVNAKIDVNWIAPLAKHLINSSYSEPHWEKKAGAVIAFEQQTLYGLIIVGRKRTVYSDIDPVVSREIFIREALANGQLGQSEGFLSANQKLVEEVQALEDKARRRDILVDEEDVVAFYNDRIPQDVNNRAAFSKWWRSQKQKDKRFLHMTRDLLMKHDAEHITDIHYPDTWQQGNLILPLSYHFDPGQALDGVVVNIPLALLNQVQDEGFDWHIPALRHELVCGLIKSLPKTLRRNFVPAPNYADAVLAAVEVMQGSFIEAVANRLLRMTGVKVAESDWDVSALEPHLKMQFQVVDDKGKVIDHGFDLLALKAKLQGQVTETLSQVAEQGIEQTDIQQWDFGELPEQYTKKQGNYEIKAFPALVDKKQSTAIELFDNEIKAQAAHQAGLRRLVLLNVPSPVKYLQQHLPNKAKLGLYFNPFGKVHDLVDDCTEAGVDKLLRAFGEIRDDVAFEKAKEHIRAELGDTVVEIAKQVEAVLSIAHSINKRMKGRVDLTMITAHGDIKSQLSSLIFRGFVTAHGADKIADILRYMKAIEKRLEKLAVDPNRDRLCVLELEKVATAYQDKLEKIPSGLPVPESLINIFWMQQELRVSLFAQTLGTAYPISAKRVLNSIKECEI, translated from the coding sequence GTGCAGGTTGACTCGCTGTTCAAAGAGCTAAATTCATGTCTTAAAAAGGATCACTTCATCCTCAAAAAGCGCCTTCATGGTGCGAAAAAAATTACCGATCAAGAAAAGCAAAAGCAGGTAGTCGCAAAAGTAGCGGCTGCGATAGCAAAAAGCCAAGCATTAAAGGTAACAAGAAGTGCCAATATTCCAGCAGTAGAGTATCCTGAGCAACTACCCGTCAGCCAGAAAAAAGACGACATCAAAGCAGCCATTGCGAATAACCAGGTGGTTATTGTTGCCGGCGAAACGGGCTCGGGGAAGACCACGCAGCTGCCTAAGATTTGCTTAGAGCTTGGTCGAGGCGTGGATGGTTATATTGGTCATACACAACCAAGAAGACTAGCGGCAAGAAGCGTATCCACCCGTATCGCAGAGGAGATTGGCTGTGAGATGGGGCAAGAAGTAGGGTTTAAAATTCGCTTCTCAGATCAAGTCTCTGACAATACATACGTAAAACTGATGACCGACGGTATTTTGCTCTCGGAAATTCAACAAGACAGATTTCTCAACCAGTACGACACAATCATAATTGATGAAGCGCACGAGCGTAGCCTGAATATTGATTTTATTCTGGGTTATTTAAAGCAGTTATTGCCGAAGCGTCCAGATCTAAAAGTTATTATTACCTCAGCAACCATTGACCCAGAGCGTTTTTCAAAACATTTTAATGACGCACCTATTATTGAGGTGTCAGGGCGAACTTATCCAGTAGAGGTGAGATATCGTCCAGTTGAAGATGTAGACTCACAAAATGGCGAAGCAGAAAACGACCAGTTGCAGGGCATTTTTGATGCGGTTGATGAGCTTTGTGCCGAAGGACCAGGGGATATTTTGGTATTTATGAACGGTGAGCGTGAAATTCGTGACACCGCTGATGCGCTGGCAAAACGCAATTTAAAAGGCGTTGAGATTTTACCTTTGTATGCGCGCCTGTCTAATGCCGAACAAAATCGCATTTTTGCGCCCCATAGCCAACGGCGCATCGTATTGTCTACAAACGTTGCAGAAACGTCATTGACCGTACCAGGTATTCGCTATGTTATCGACCCGGGTACTGCGAGAATAAGCCGCTACAGTTATCGAACCAAAGTGCAACGCTTACCGATTGAAGCGGTATCACAAGCCAGTGCAAACCAGCGTAAAGGTCGATGTGGGCGTGTGGCATCCGGTATTTGTATTCGTTTATATTCTGAAGACGACTTTTTAGGGCGCCCTGAGTTTACCGATCCTGAAATTCTAAGAACCAATTTAGCTTCGGTTATTTTGCAAATGCTCGCACTTGGACTTGGTGATATAAGTCAATTCCCATTTGTACAAGCGCCTGATAGCCGTAATATCAAAGATGGTATGTCTTTACTTGAAGAGCTGGAGGCGATAGTTCCTGCTAAGCGCAGAGAAAAAGCCAAGCTCACAGAATCAGGTCGTAAACTAAGCCGCTTACCCATAGATCCAAGGCTTGCCAAGATGGTGATGTCAGGGGCACAAAACAATGCGCTTTGGGAAGCGATAGTGATCACCGCGGCACTGTCTATTCAAGATCCAAGAGAGCGTCCTCAAGACAAACGTGCAGCAGCTGACGAAAAACACAATCGCTTTGAGTGCGAACACTCTGACTTTGTTGCATATCTAAATCTATGGAATTATATCGAAGCGCAGCAGCAAGCACTGACGCGCAACCAGTTTAGAAAGCAATGCCAAAAAGACTTTTTGGCCTATATGCGCGTACGTGAGTGGCAAGATATTGTATATCAGCTGACCACGGTGTGTGAGGAGCTCGGCTTTAAAATAAATAGCAGTCCTGCAAGCGATGAAGCTGTCCATCAATCATTGCTAAGCGGCATGCTTAGCCATATTGGTGTAAAAGACGAAAAGCAAAAGCAAGTGTTTAAAGGCGCACGTAACAGCCAATTTCATATTTTCCCAGGTTCAACACTGTTTAAGAAAAGCCCTAAGTGGCTGATGTCCGCAGAGCTTGTGGAAACGAGTAAACTTTATGCTCGGGTTAATGCCAAAATCGATGTAAATTGGATTGCGCCGCTCGCTAAGCATTTAATTAATAGCAGCTATAGCGAACCGCATTGGGAGAAAAAGGCTGGAGCGGTTATCGCATTTGAACAACAAACCTTATACGGCTTGATCATCGTTGGCCGCAAACGCACGGTGTATAGCGATATTGATCCTGTTGTTAGCCGAGAGATATTTATTCGTGAAGCGCTGGCAAACGGTCAACTCGGCCAAAGCGAAGGCTTTTTAAGCGCAAACCAAAAATTGGTTGAAGAAGTGCAGGCGCTTGAAGATAAAGCTAGGCGTCGCGATATCCTAGTCGACGAAGAAGATGTGGTTGCGTTTTATAACGATCGAATTCCACAAGATGTAAATAATCGTGCTGCGTTTAGCAAATGGTGGCGTTCACAAAAGCAAAAAGACAAGCGTTTTTTGCATATGACGCGCGATCTGTTAATGAAGCATGACGCTGAACATATCACGGATATCCACTACCCTGATACGTGGCAGCAAGGGAATTTGATCTTGCCTCTCAGTTATCACTTTGACCCAGGCCAAGCACTAGACGGCGTGGTGGTCAATATTCCTCTGGCACTATTAAACCAAGTTCAAGATGAAGGTTTTGATTGGCATATTCCTGCGCTCAGACATGAGCTGGTTTGTGGGCTTATTAAGTCACTGCCGAAGACCTTAAGACGTAACTTTGTGCCAGCACCAAATTATGCCGATGCGGTGCTTGCCGCCGTTGAGGTAATGCAAGGCTCATTTATAGAAGCAGTGGCCAATCGTTTACTCAGAATGACAGGTGTCAAAGTCGCCGAGTCGGATTGGGACGTTAGTGCACTTGAGCCGCACTTAAAAATGCAATTTCAGGTAGTTGATGACAAAGGTAAGGTGATAGACCATGGCTTTGATTTATTGGCACTTAAGGCAAAGTTGCAAGGGCAAGTGACCGAGACGCTTTCGCAAGTGGCAGAGCAAGGGATCGAGCAGACGGATATTCAGCAGTGGGATTTTGGCGAGCTGCCAGAGCAATATACTAAAAAGCAAGGAAACTATGAGATTAAGGCTTTCCCAGCATTAGTCGATAAAAAGCAAAGTACGGCTATAGAACTGTTTGATAACGAAATAAAAGCCCAAGCGGCGCATCAAGCAGGATTGCGCCGTCTTGTGCTACTCAATGTTCCTTCGCCTGTTAAATACCTGCAGCAACACTTGCCAAATAAGGCTAAGTTAGGATTGTACTTTAACCCCTTTGGTAAAGTGCATGACTTAGTTGATGACTGTACAGAAGCTGGGGTTGATAAACTGCTGCGTGCATTTGGCGAGATCAGAGATGATGTCGCGTTTGAAAAAGCCAAAGAGCACATTCGAGCTGAGCTAGGCGACACCGTAGTTGAAATTGCGAAGCAAGTTGAAGCTGTGCTTAGCATTGCACACAGTATTAACAAGCGCATGAAAGGCAGAGTGGATCTCACGATGATCACCGCACACGGCGACATAAAATCTCAGTTGTCCAGTCTTATCTTTAGAGGCTTTGTCACCGCTCATGGTGCTGATAAAATCGCTGATATTTTGCGCTACATGAAAGCGATTGAAAAAAGGCTTGAAAAACTTGCGGTAGATCCAAACAGAGATAGGCTGTGTGTACTAGAATTGGAAAAAGTAGCTACGGCCTATCAAGACAAGTTGGAAAAAATTCCTTCTGGATTACCTGTACCAGAGTCGCTTATAAATATTTTTTGGATGCAACAGGAACTTCGTGTGTCTTTGTTTGCTCAAACAT